The following proteins come from a genomic window of Acinetobacter baumannii:
- a CDS encoding proteasome-type protease, protein MTYCCALRLEQGLVFISDTRTNAGVDHISVFRKLHTFGVTGERFIALQTAGNLATTQAVIGHLQNALILQQEPNLYSINTMFEVADLVGKTLKSVLEDISSDTQEQMNYACSILVGGQIKGGDMQLYNVYPQGNFICATTDTPYFQIGESKYGKPILDRALYYAMPLDDALRCSLISFDSTLRSNVSVGLPLDALVYSKDSFVIPMGKRITEDDPYFSQISRQWSDTLRRGLQEMPKPTDDYWR, encoded by the coding sequence ATGACCTATTGTTGTGCGCTGAGATTGGAACAGGGGTTGGTGTTTATAAGTGATACTCGAACCAATGCCGGGGTCGATCATATTTCTGTGTTCCGTAAACTGCATACTTTTGGAGTAACGGGAGAGCGGTTTATTGCCTTGCAAACAGCAGGCAATTTAGCAACTACACAAGCGGTTATCGGGCATTTGCAAAATGCGCTTATTTTGCAACAAGAACCTAATTTATATAGCATTAATACTATGTTTGAAGTGGCTGACCTAGTCGGTAAAACCTTGAAAAGCGTTTTAGAAGATATCAGTTCAGATACCCAAGAACAAATGAATTATGCCTGTAGTATTTTAGTGGGGGGACAAATCAAAGGCGGAGATATGCAGCTTTATAATGTTTATCCGCAAGGCAATTTTATTTGTGCCACCACAGATACGCCTTACTTTCAAATTGGCGAAAGTAAATATGGCAAACCTATTTTAGATCGAGCTTTATATTATGCGATGCCATTAGATGATGCTCTTCGTTGTAGTCTAATTTCATTTGATTCTACATTGCGTTCTAATGTCTCTGTTGGTTTACCGTTAGATGCATTGGTTTATAGTAAAGATAGTTTTGTGATCCCTATGGGTAAGCGAATTACTGAAGACGATCCATATTTTTCACAAATTAGTCGTCAATGGTCAGATACGTTACGCCGTGGTTTACAGGAAATGCCAAAACCTACAGATGATTATTGGCGCTAA
- the alr gene encoding alanine racemase: MRQATVYIDRQALQYNLNRVKQLAANSKIVSMVKANAYGHGVKDCLAALNASDAFGVACLQEGLEIRELGFEQPVTLIEGVFSEDEMPIAIEQKFECVIHHQQQFEWLIKHKQAYIAQGLKVWVKLNSGMNRLGFKNPEIIEVIKTLKSEGFTCVLAMHFANADVDHPLNEQQKQQFLHIKETCDPILASCCNSAAIFKWPELNFDYVRPGIMLYGASPFADKTVHDLDLKPVMTFTAEIIALNHIEAGEHVGYGSTFCAQQAMDIAIVSIGYGDGYPRAYVKQNFVAIDGKLCPVVGRVSMDMIAIDVTNTQVKLGTQVELLGNHRLVDDVAEANGTIGYELLCRLSTRPVRQST; encoded by the coding sequence GTGCGTCAAGCAACAGTTTATATTGATCGCCAAGCGCTTCAATATAATTTAAACCGTGTCAAACAACTCGCAGCAAATTCAAAAATCGTAAGCATGGTAAAGGCCAATGCTTACGGACATGGAGTCAAAGACTGTTTAGCAGCCTTAAATGCCTCAGATGCCTTTGGTGTCGCCTGCCTACAAGAGGGATTAGAAATCCGCGAACTTGGTTTCGAGCAACCAGTTACTTTAATTGAAGGGGTATTTTCTGAAGATGAAATGCCCATCGCAATTGAACAAAAATTTGAATGCGTCATTCACCATCAACAACAGTTTGAATGGTTAATTAAACACAAACAAGCATATATTGCCCAAGGCTTAAAAGTATGGGTTAAATTAAATAGCGGTATGAACCGTTTAGGTTTTAAAAACCCAGAAATTATTGAAGTGATTAAGACATTAAAGTCTGAAGGTTTTACATGTGTACTTGCTATGCATTTTGCAAATGCAGATGTAGATCACCCTTTAAATGAACAACAAAAACAGCAATTTTTGCATATTAAAGAAACTTGCGATCCAATTTTAGCATCGTGCTGCAATTCAGCTGCCATCTTTAAATGGCCAGAACTAAATTTTGACTATGTACGTCCTGGTATTATGCTCTACGGCGCTTCACCTTTTGCAGATAAAACAGTGCATGATCTTGATTTGAAACCTGTCATGACTTTTACTGCAGAAATAATAGCGTTAAACCATATTGAAGCTGGTGAACACGTAGGTTATGGCTCTACTTTTTGTGCTCAACAGGCTATGGATATCGCCATTGTTTCTATTGGCTATGGTGATGGTTATCCAAGAGCTTATGTTAAGCAAAATTTTGTCGCTATTGATGGCAAACTTTGCCCAGTTGTGGGCCGTGTAAGTATGGATATGATTGCGATTGATGTCACAAATACTCAAGTAAAACTTGGCACCCAAGTTGAACTTTTGGGAAATCACCGTTTAGTTGATGACGTTGCTGAAGCTAACGGCACAATTGGTTATGAATTACTTTGCCGCTTAAGCACTCGTCCAGTCCGCCAAAGTACTTAA
- the cyoC gene encoding cytochrome o ubiquinol oxidase subunit III: MAEVLHHDNHGHDGHHEHDDTDLTVFGFWTYLMSDLILFGSLFIAFAVLSSHVPPGTPSAYDLFHESLGYVLTETFALLISSVTFGFAVLASYKKNVNQVITWLFITFLFGATFIGMELYEFHHLVEEGHGPTHSAFLSSFFTLVGTHGIHVTSGLVWMLVLMYQIKTKGLTLPNTRRLACLSLFWHFLDIVWICVFSVVYLLGVL; this comes from the coding sequence ATGGCTGAAGTACTTCATCACGACAACCATGGCCATGATGGTCATCATGAACATGATGATACTGACTTAACGGTCTTTGGTTTCTGGACATACTTGATGAGTGACTTGATTCTTTTCGGATCACTCTTCATTGCGTTCGCTGTATTAAGCAGTCATGTTCCACCAGGAACTCCAAGTGCATATGACCTGTTCCATGAATCATTAGGCTACGTGTTAACTGAAACATTTGCCTTATTGATTTCATCGGTGACTTTCGGTTTTGCGGTACTTGCATCTTATAAAAAGAATGTAAATCAAGTTATCACTTGGTTATTTATTACATTCCTTTTTGGTGCAACCTTCATCGGGATGGAACTCTATGAATTCCATCACCTTGTAGAAGAAGGTCATGGTCCAACTCACAGTGCTTTCTTATCATCGTTCTTTACTTTGGTAGGTACGCACGGTATCCACGTAACTTCTGGTTTAGTGTGGATGTTGGTACTGATGTATCAAATCAAAACTAAAGGTTTGACTTTACCGAATACACGTCGTCTTGCTTGCTTAAGCTTGTTCTGGCACTTCCTTGACATCGTTTGGATCTGTGTATTCAGCGTCGTTTACTTACTGGGAGTTCTCTAA
- the cyoE gene encoding heme o synthase yields the protein MLKKYLFLTKPGILFGNFITTLGGFFLAAQGSIDILLLLLTLIGTTLVVASGCVVNNVIDQDIDTKMQRTQNRALVKKTISPTVALVYAFVLGVIGFSILWFGVNGYAFLFAMIGFIVYVGFYSLWTKRTSIHQTVIGSISGASPPVIGYTAVTHQFDVAALLLFLAYALWQMPHSWAIAIYRFDDYKNAGIPILPVARSIYRTKIECVIYILLFAAVLNGLYCFGYTNVFFLITFNALTAYWFYLSIIGFKAENDQLWAKRFFLYSVILITLLSLSFSFTYQSPAPNLPLF from the coding sequence ATGTTGAAAAAGTATTTATTCCTGACTAAACCAGGAATTCTCTTCGGTAATTTCATTACCACCTTGGGCGGCTTCTTCTTAGCCGCCCAAGGCTCTATAGACATCTTATTATTATTGCTCACTCTTATTGGAACAACATTAGTTGTTGCTTCAGGCTGTGTGGTTAATAATGTTATAGATCAAGATATTGATACAAAGATGCAACGCACTCAAAACCGTGCACTTGTTAAAAAAACCATCTCTCCTACTGTTGCGCTTGTATATGCTTTCGTACTCGGAGTAATAGGTTTTAGCATTTTGTGGTTTGGTGTAAATGGTTACGCATTTTTGTTTGCAATGATTGGTTTTATTGTCTATGTCGGTTTTTACAGTTTGTGGACTAAACGTACCTCAATCCATCAAACCGTCATTGGTAGTATCTCCGGAGCGAGCCCTCCTGTTATTGGTTATACAGCAGTAACTCATCAATTTGATGTGGCAGCCTTGCTTTTGTTTTTAGCATACGCTTTATGGCAAATGCCTCACTCTTGGGCAATTGCAATTTATCGTTTTGATGATTACAAAAATGCGGGAATTCCTATCTTGCCTGTAGCACGTTCCATTTATCGCACGAAAATTGAATGTGTAATCTATATCCTGTTGTTTGCAGCTGTTTTGAATGGGTTATATTGTTTTGGCTACACCAATGTATTTTTCTTGATTACCTTTAATGCTTTGACCGCATACTGGTTTTATTTATCAATTATTGGATTTAAAGCCGAAAACGACCAACTTTGGGCTAAACGCTTTTTCCTTTACTCAGTAATCTTAATTACTTTGCTAAGTTTAAGTTTTAGCTTTACCTATCAATCCCCTGCTCCAAATCTTCCTCTCTTTTAA
- the rpsF gene encoding 30S ribosomal protein S6, whose amino-acid sequence MRHYEIVLLVHPDQSDQVVGMVERYISQIKEADGQIHRLEDWGRRQLAYPINKIHKAHYILMNVECGQSTLDELEELFRYNDAIIRNLIIRREHAITEESLLAKSAEEKRARKAQREEAQQVAQEAE is encoded by the coding sequence ATGCGTCATTACGAAATCGTACTTTTGGTACACCCAGACCAAAGCGATCAAGTTGTAGGTATGGTTGAACGCTATATCTCTCAGATCAAAGAAGCTGATGGTCAAATTCACCGTTTAGAAGATTGGGGCCGTCGTCAATTGGCTTACCCAATTAACAAAATTCACAAAGCGCACTACATTCTTATGAATGTTGAATGTGGTCAATCTACGCTTGATGAGTTAGAAGAATTATTCCGTTATAACGACGCAATCATTCGTAACCTTATCATCCGTCGTGAACACGCAATCACTGAAGAGTCATTGCTTGCTAAGAGTGCTGAAGAAAAGCGTGCGCGTAAAGCTCAACGTGAAGAAGCACAGCAAGTTGCTCAAGAAGCTGAATAA
- the dnaB gene encoding replicative DNA helicase — translation MSQANATSLTLSSPTENKTSESGQLKEFRTPPHNLAIEQAVLAALMTVAESFEQVSDLLKENDFYATRHKYIYRAIEKLAQENSPYDAVLVNDWLLKQNLLDAIGGEEYLMQLMADSPSSFYNLETYATKIKEFSTLRSMIKVSTEILQNAYDTKGRGVSEILDLAETSIFSLAEQHNNNKKDSGPKAISSVTADVISKLDELSKLDGNITGLTTGFLELDNKTSGMQPGDLIIVAARPSMGKTTFAMNLVESVLQYNKLPALVFSMEMPADSIAMRLISAMGKVHQGHLRSGNLDADEWTKVTGTILQLQQMHLYIDDSSALPPTEVRARARRIAKMHDGKIGCIMVDYLQLMKVPGMGDNRVGEISEISRSLKALAKEMNCPVIALSQLNRSLENRPNKRPVMSDLRESGAIEQDADLIMFIYRDEVYNKESKEAGTAEIIIGKQRNGPIGTVRLAFEGQYTRFSNLSPEYYSQYDDEE, via the coding sequence ATGTCTCAGGCGAATGCCACTTCTTTAACCCTTTCATCTCCAACAGAAAATAAGACGAGTGAATCAGGCCAACTTAAAGAGTTTCGCACTCCCCCACACAATTTAGCCATTGAGCAAGCTGTACTTGCTGCGCTGATGACCGTTGCTGAATCTTTTGAACAAGTCAGTGACTTACTCAAAGAAAATGATTTTTATGCCACTCGCCATAAATATATTTATCGTGCAATTGAAAAATTAGCACAGGAAAACTCACCGTATGATGCGGTTTTGGTCAACGACTGGCTTTTAAAACAAAACTTACTCGATGCGATTGGCGGTGAAGAATATTTGATGCAGCTTATGGCTGACTCACCTTCGAGTTTCTATAATCTTGAAACTTATGCGACTAAAATTAAAGAATTTTCTACACTACGCAGTATGATTAAGGTAAGTACTGAAATTTTACAAAATGCTTACGACACAAAAGGTCGAGGTGTAAGTGAAATTTTAGATTTAGCCGAAACGAGTATTTTCTCTTTAGCAGAACAACATAACAACAATAAAAAAGATTCTGGACCTAAAGCAATTAGTTCTGTAACTGCCGATGTAATTAGTAAACTTGATGAACTTTCAAAATTAGACGGAAATATTACTGGTTTAACGACTGGCTTCTTAGAGCTCGATAATAAAACTTCTGGTATGCAACCGGGTGATTTGATTATTGTCGCAGCACGTCCATCTATGGGTAAAACTACTTTCGCCATGAACTTGGTTGAAAGTGTTTTGCAATACAATAAACTCCCAGCTCTCGTATTCTCTATGGAGATGCCAGCAGACTCTATTGCGATGCGTCTAATTTCAGCTATGGGTAAAGTGCATCAAGGGCATTTACGTTCAGGTAATTTGGATGCTGATGAATGGACTAAAGTAACGGGTACCATTCTGCAACTTCAACAAATGCATTTGTATATTGATGATTCCTCTGCCCTACCACCTACTGAAGTTCGTGCCCGAGCTAGACGTATCGCAAAAATGCATGATGGTAAAATCGGCTGTATCATGGTCGACTATTTACAGTTGATGAAAGTTCCGGGCATGGGTGACAACCGTGTTGGTGAGATCTCGGAAATTTCACGTAGCTTAAAAGCTTTAGCTAAAGAAATGAACTGTCCTGTGATTGCACTATCTCAGCTTAACCGAAGTCTGGAAAACCGACCGAATAAACGCCCAGTAATGTCTGACTTACGTGAATCTGGTGCGATTGAACAGGATGCCGACTTAATCATGTTTATTTACCGTGATGAAGTCTATAACAAAGAATCGAAAGAAGCAGGCACCGCAGAAATTATCATCGGTAAACAGCGTAATGGTCCAATTGGTACCGTTCGCCTTGCCTTTGAAGGCCAATATACTCGGTTTAGTAATCTCTCTCCTGAGTATTACAGCCAATATGATGATGAAGAATAA
- the rpsR gene encoding 30S ribosomal protein S18, translating into MARFYRRRKFCRFTAENVAYIDYKDIDTLKQYITENGKIVPSRITGTKARYQRQLALAIKQARYLSLIPYTDNHK; encoded by the coding sequence ATGGCACGTTTTTACCGTCGTCGCAAGTTCTGCCGCTTTACAGCTGAGAATGTTGCGTACATCGACTACAAAGATATCGATACTTTAAAACAGTACATCACTGAAAACGGCAAGATTGTTCCTAGCCGTATCACTGGTACTAAAGCTCGTTATCAACGTCAATTAGCGCTTGCTATCAAACAAGCTCGCTACTTGTCTTTGATTCCGTACACTGACAACCATAAGTGA
- the cyoA gene encoding ubiquinol oxidase subunit II → MRQTILAVLSLSTLAALLTGCGGDMVLLNSKGPVGQGQSDLMMTAIYLMLLVVIPSIIMALWFGWKYRASNKDADYKPTWAHSTAIEVVVWGIPVIIIGILAWLTWWGSHKYDPYRPLESDKAPLTIQVIAEQFKWIFIYPEQNIATVNEVRFPEKTPLSFKITSNFTMNSFFIPQLGGQIYAMAGMQTHLHLLANETGVYRGFSSNYSGYGFSQMRFKAHSVTEQQFNEWVAAVKAGNGTTINPEAVQKTTLDQAELATLRDGDRSKHQIEHLVNRAKAAGDQEALAKAEAMKPFPTKPHPVTYYSSVEPKLFETIINHYMSNYHGADHSAAHTTAETHVAAEHAAQGE, encoded by the coding sequence ATGAGACAAACGATTTTAGCTGTATTGTCTTTATCAACGCTTGCCGCACTTTTGACTGGGTGTGGTGGTGATATGGTACTTCTAAACTCTAAAGGTCCAGTTGGTCAAGGTCAAAGTGACCTTATGATGACTGCGATCTATTTAATGTTACTTGTGGTGATTCCTTCAATCATCATGGCATTATGGTTTGGTTGGAAATATCGTGCGTCAAATAAAGATGCAGACTATAAACCTACATGGGCACACTCAACTGCAATTGAAGTTGTAGTATGGGGTATTCCTGTCATTATTATTGGTATTTTAGCTTGGTTAACTTGGTGGGGTTCCCACAAGTATGACCCATACCGTCCTTTAGAATCAGATAAAGCACCTTTAACTATTCAGGTTATTGCTGAACAGTTCAAGTGGATTTTTATTTATCCTGAACAAAACATTGCGACTGTTAACGAAGTACGTTTCCCAGAGAAAACTCCGTTAAGTTTCAAAATCACTTCTAACTTCACGATGAACTCATTCTTCATTCCACAGTTAGGCGGTCAGATTTATGCAATGGCAGGTATGCAAACTCACCTTCATTTGTTAGCAAATGAAACTGGTGTATATCGTGGTTTCTCTTCTAACTACTCAGGCTATGGTTTCTCTCAAATGCGTTTCAAAGCGCATAGCGTTACAGAGCAACAATTCAACGAATGGGTAGCGGCTGTTAAAGCAGGTAATGGTACAACTATTAACCCAGAAGCAGTTCAAAAAACTACGCTTGACCAAGCTGAATTGGCAACCTTACGTGATGGCGATCGTTCTAAGCACCAAATCGAGCATTTAGTAAATCGTGCTAAAGCTGCTGGTGATCAAGAAGCGCTTGCTAAAGCAGAAGCGATGAAACCGTTCCCGACTAAGCCACACCCTGTGACTTATTACTCTTCAGTTGAACCAAAATTGTTTGAAACAATTATCAACCATTATATGAGTAACTATCATGGTGCTGACCACTCTGCTGCACATACAACAGCAGAAACTCATGTTGCAGCTGAACACGCTGCTCAAGGGGAATAA
- the cyoB gene encoding cytochrome o ubiquinol oxidase subunit I, with the protein MDMIFGKLGWDSIPTEPIVLVTMVFMALGAIAVLGGITYFKKWGYLWKEWFTTVDHKKIGIMYIIVSVVMLLRGFADAIMMRLQLFLAKGGGEGYLHPDHYDQIFTAHGVIMIFFVAMGLVVGMMNISVPLQIGARDVAFPLLNSLSFWLFAGAAGLMMLSLVLGEFAATGWMAYPPLSGIQYSPGVGVDYYIWALQVSGLGTLLSGVNFFVTIIKMRAPGMKLMDMPIFTWTSLCTAVLIIASFPVLTGTLAMLTLDRYFGFHFFTNELGGSPMLYVNLIWTWGHPEVYILVLPAFGLYSEIVATFSRKALFGYKSMVYATIAITVLAFVVWLHHFFTMGAGANVNAFFGIMTMVIAIPTGVKIFSWLFTMYKGRITFTTPMLWTLGFLVTFGIGGLTGVLMAVPPADFLVHNSLFLIAHFHNVIIGGVVFGMFAGIIYYWPKMFGWKLNEAWGKAAFWFWFFGFYFAFMPLYILGFMGMTRRLNTYDNPEWDPYLAIALFGAVLVAIGIACFLMQIIVGFLQRHQNMDYTGDPWDARTLEWATSSPAPFYNFAHEPDASGIDRFWTDKENGVAYARNTKYEDIHMPTDRAAGFVIAMFITLLGFALIWHIWWLVVVSFVAAVVSLIVSSFTKNVDYYVPAAEVERIENERYALLEKHLKKD; encoded by the coding sequence ATGGATATGATTTTTGGTAAATTGGGTTGGGACTCTATCCCGACAGAGCCAATCGTACTTGTCACCATGGTCTTTATGGCACTTGGTGCAATTGCTGTGCTTGGCGGTATCACCTATTTCAAAAAATGGGGATATTTGTGGAAAGAATGGTTTACAACTGTAGACCATAAAAAGATTGGTATCATGTATATCATCGTATCTGTTGTCATGCTTTTGCGTGGTTTCGCCGATGCGATCATGATGCGTTTACAACTTTTCCTCGCTAAAGGCGGTGGTGAAGGTTATTTACATCCTGACCATTACGACCAGATCTTCACCGCACACGGTGTAATCATGATCTTCTTCGTAGCAATGGGTCTAGTTGTAGGTATGATGAACATCTCTGTACCTTTACAGATCGGTGCTCGTGACGTTGCTTTCCCATTATTAAACTCTTTAAGCTTCTGGTTATTCGCTGGTGCTGCTGGTTTAATGATGCTTTCACTTGTATTAGGTGAATTTGCTGCGACTGGTTGGATGGCTTACCCTCCTCTGTCTGGTATTCAATATTCTCCTGGTGTAGGTGTTGACTACTATATCTGGGCACTTCAGGTTTCTGGTCTAGGTACGCTTTTATCTGGTGTTAACTTCTTCGTTACCATCATCAAAATGCGTGCGCCTGGCATGAAATTGATGGATATGCCTATTTTCACGTGGACTTCACTTTGTACGGCTGTATTAATCATTGCATCTTTCCCTGTATTAACAGGTACTCTTGCGATGCTTACATTAGACCGTTACTTCGGTTTCCATTTCTTCACAAATGAGCTTGGCGGTAGCCCAATGCTTTATGTGAACTTGATCTGGACATGGGGTCACCCTGAAGTATATATCTTGGTATTACCAGCATTTGGTTTATACTCAGAAATCGTTGCAACCTTCTCTCGTAAAGCGTTGTTCGGTTACAAGTCTATGGTATATGCAACAATTGCAATTACTGTATTAGCATTTGTTGTATGGCTTCACCACTTCTTCACCATGGGTGCTGGTGCGAACGTTAACGCGTTCTTCGGTATCATGACCATGGTTATTGCGATTCCTACTGGTGTGAAAATCTTCTCTTGGTTATTCACCATGTATAAAGGTCGCATCACCTTTACTACTCCAATGTTATGGACGCTTGGCTTCCTTGTAACATTCGGTATCGGTGGTTTAACTGGTGTACTTATGGCTGTTCCACCTGCGGACTTCCTTGTACACAACTCATTATTCTTGATCGCTCACTTCCATAACGTAATTATCGGTGGTGTGGTGTTTGGTATGTTTGCCGGCATCATTTACTACTGGCCAAAAATGTTTGGTTGGAAGCTCAATGAAGCATGGGGTAAAGCTGCATTCTGGTTCTGGTTCTTCGGTTTCTATTTTGCATTCATGCCACTTTATATCCTTGGTTTCATGGGTATGACTCGTCGTTTGAATACATATGACAACCCTGAATGGGACCCATACCTTGCGATTGCATTATTCGGTGCTGTTCTTGTTGCGATTGGTATTGCATGTTTCTTAATGCAAATCATCGTTGGTTTCTTACAACGTCACCAAAACATGGACTACACAGGCGATCCATGGGATGCTCGTACACTTGAATGGGCTACTTCTTCCCCTGCTCCATTCTATAACTTTGCTCATGAACCAGATGCAAGCGGTATTGACCGTTTCTGGACTGACAAAGAGAACGGTGTAGCATACGCACGTAATACTAAATATGAAGACATCCACATGCCGACTGATCGTGCTGCTGGTTTTGTCATTGCAATGTTCATTACTCTTCTTGGCTTTGCACTCATCTGGCATATTTGGTGGCTCGTTGTTGTTTCATTCGTTGCAGCTGTTGTTAGCTTGATCGTAAGCTCATTCACTAAGAATGTTGATTACTATGTTCCAGCTGCAGAAGTTGAGCGTATTGAAAACGAACGCTATGCTTTACTTGAAAAACACTTGAAGAAGGACTAA
- a CDS encoding cytochrome o ubiquinol oxidase subunit IV, whose product MSSHEHNAAGASHGNFKQYTVGFILSVILTIIPFGMVMAGGFSRGLLVTVIAITAVAQVLVQLVYFLHMNTSSEQRWNMIAFIYTILCIAVLLIGSVWIMNYLHYNMMI is encoded by the coding sequence ATGAGTAGTCATGAGCATAATGCTGCTGGTGCGTCACACGGTAACTTTAAGCAATACACTGTTGGCTTTATTCTTTCTGTCATCCTTACCATCATCCCATTCGGGATGGTGATGGCAGGTGGTTTCAGCCGCGGTCTTTTGGTTACAGTGATTGCAATCACTGCCGTTGCTCAGGTTCTTGTACAACTTGTGTATTTCTTACACATGAATACATCATCTGAACAACGTTGGAATATGATTGCATTTATCTACACAATCCTATGTATCGCTGTACTTTTAATCGGTTCTGTGTGGATTATGAATTACCTTCACTACAATATGATGATCTAA
- the rplI gene encoding 50S ribosomal protein L9: protein MDVILLQRIKNLGKLGDKVSVKAGYGRNFLIPQGKAVAATEANTAAFEARRAELEKQEAEVLAAAQARAEQLNEVNIVITAKAGDEGKLFGSIGTRDIADALTNAGLTVDRAEVRLPNGALRHTGEFNIAIQLHHDVVAEVLVTIVSE from the coding sequence GTGGACGTTATCTTATTACAACGCATTAAGAACCTTGGTAAATTAGGCGATAAAGTATCAGTTAAAGCTGGTTACGGCCGTAACTTCCTTATCCCTCAAGGTAAAGCAGTTGCAGCTACTGAAGCTAACACTGCTGCTTTCGAAGCTCGTCGCGCTGAACTTGAGAAGCAAGAAGCTGAAGTATTAGCTGCTGCTCAAGCACGTGCTGAACAATTGAACGAAGTTAACATCGTTATCACTGCTAAAGCTGGTGACGAAGGTAAACTCTTCGGTTCTATCGGTACTCGTGACATCGCTGACGCGTTAACGAATGCTGGTCTTACAGTTGACCGTGCAGAAGTTCGTTTACCAAACGGTGCGCTTCGTCACACTGGTGAATTCAACATCGCAATTCAATTGCACCATGATGTTGTTGCAGAAGTTCTCGTTACTATCGTATCTGAGTAA
- a CDS encoding RDD family protein, translating into MQIYLARNNQQAGPYTLEQLNQMLASQQVLLTDLAWHEGMTEWKALGELTQGKLVYQPTGYSAFSANTNTPYNKTIQHIRVETKTHELASISSRALAKIIDLLLWLPIAAIPSFFFNEAQYKQLFELQKQMQSAEVASTKAAELQQQLFTLIPIEAWHTMLLYVVIMLAIQAFLLTKFGQSIGKKIVGIRIVDAENNGKVNLTRIFLLRSVVFIILNLLFMPISTIIDYAFALGQKRQALHDKIARTKVIK; encoded by the coding sequence ATGCAAATTTACTTGGCACGTAATAATCAACAAGCTGGGCCTTATACCTTAGAACAACTAAATCAAATGTTGGCAAGCCAACAAGTTTTGCTTACTGATTTAGCTTGGCATGAAGGCATGACAGAATGGAAAGCTTTAGGAGAATTAACCCAAGGTAAACTTGTATATCAACCTACTGGTTATTCTGCTTTTTCAGCAAATACAAATACGCCTTATAATAAGACCATTCAGCACATTCGTGTAGAAACTAAAACACACGAGCTTGCTTCAATTTCGTCTCGTGCTCTTGCAAAAATTATTGACTTATTACTTTGGCTACCTATTGCAGCTATTCCGTCTTTTTTCTTTAATGAAGCTCAATATAAACAACTTTTTGAGTTACAAAAACAGATGCAATCTGCAGAAGTTGCATCAACTAAAGCAGCTGAACTCCAACAGCAGCTTTTTACCCTTATTCCTATAGAAGCTTGGCATACAATGCTACTTTATGTCGTCATAATGCTCGCTATTCAAGCATTTTTGTTGACCAAGTTTGGGCAAAGTATTGGTAAAAAAATTGTCGGAATTAGAATTGTCGATGCCGAAAACAATGGTAAAGTTAATTTAACGCGTATCTTCCTTCTAAGAAGTGTCGTTTTCATTATATTAAACTTACTATTTATGCCTATTAGTACAATTATTGACTATGCTTTTGCATTAGGACAAAAGCGACAAGCTCTACATGACAAAATTGCAAGAACAAAAGTGATCAAATGA